In Priestia megaterium NBRC 15308 = ATCC 14581, the following proteins share a genomic window:
- a CDS encoding MBL fold metallo-hydrolase: MIQFIYHYLPFSEAVFIKLHKAGVNMLKKLTDHVYYFPHSEETDRPVLGLICGEKYSFIVDAGNSPAHASLFLEEVEKMGVPPLKGVAITHWHWDHTFGIHAMNKYTISHHLTKKKLAYLKTLRWDDDALDKRVQEGEEIEFCRDMIKKEMPCRDTLILQEPDVTFHHHMEVDLGGITCCIQHIGGVHAQDSSIVYIPQEKVLFLGDCLCPDLYSGDWSYDKEDFERIQRELKKYDAQYYLSSHFDPETSEELWRDLDQLSAIGEIVGNEVDLEKACFQFECETYKKPTNEQKERIQYFVNGNVKRKSRELF, encoded by the coding sequence ATGATACAGTTTATTTATCATTATTTACCATTTAGTGAAGCGGTTTTTATTAAACTACATAAAGCGGGTGTAAATATGCTGAAAAAACTAACGGACCATGTTTATTACTTTCCTCATTCTGAAGAAACGGATCGGCCGGTGCTCGGGCTTATATGCGGGGAGAAGTATAGTTTCATCGTAGATGCCGGGAATTCTCCTGCGCATGCATCATTATTTTTAGAAGAAGTTGAAAAAATGGGCGTGCCTCCACTCAAAGGAGTAGCTATTACGCATTGGCACTGGGATCATACATTTGGCATTCATGCCATGAACAAGTATACAATCAGCCATCATCTAACGAAGAAAAAGCTGGCTTATTTAAAGACACTGCGCTGGGACGATGATGCCTTGGATAAACGCGTTCAGGAGGGGGAAGAAATCGAGTTTTGCCGGGATATGATCAAGAAAGAAATGCCGTGTCGAGACACGTTAATTTTACAGGAGCCGGATGTAACGTTTCATCATCATATGGAAGTTGACCTGGGTGGAATTACTTGTTGTATTCAGCATATTGGAGGGGTACACGCGCAGGACTCGTCCATTGTCTACATACCCCAAGAAAAAGTCCTGTTTTTAGGTGATTGTCTATGTCCAGATCTTTATAGCGGTGACTGGAGCTATGATAAAGAAGACTTTGAGCGGATTCAAAGAGAACTTAAAAAATATGATGCGCAGTATTATCTCTCATCTCATTTTGACCCTGAAACTTCTGAGGAACTTTGGCGAGATTTAGACCAATTGAGTGCGATTGGAGAAATTGTAGGAAATGAAGTCGATTTAGAAAAAGCATGTTTTCAGTTTGAATGTGAAACGTATAAGAAGCCAACAAATGAGCAAAAAGAGAGAATACAGTATTTTGTTAATGGAAATGTCAAGCGCAAAAGCAGAGAACTGTTTTGA
- a CDS encoding metallophosphoesterase, translated as MLGGFMETLKKDWLALVLISVLICGITLNVRAEEKSGRSGYIEPKLVFPVISDVHIKETGTLDLRTFQHALTQLNEQAPKQDAFVVVGDLADTGALKEYDRFFSIYNQNKQPQAVSLFTIGNHEYRDSVTNQQAQQRFLSKTKMKALYFHQVIKGYHFIMLGTESRLTAGDYSVKQINWLAEQLKIAKRDDPKKPIFVFIHQPINNTLYGKNRWGIEVNEQLLYNTLKPYPQVITFSGHTHHPLDDPRTIFQRDFTSLATSSVRYIWPGAGYLQGELPPGYRDVSQGLLVEVYNRKVVVKRRDFHANKWTGEAWEINIPADAKKFHYTNERDLVKPIFLPSSTISVIQEKASSNQLYIQFTQAVDNLMVHSYRITVKNKETGEVVKTYNAFSQYYSDPVPDVLSLPLSGLQPHTAYQIEVAAVDAFDNQSDQKLIIEGSTK; from the coding sequence ATGCTCGGCGGTTTTATGGAAACGCTGAAAAAAGACTGGCTCGCTTTAGTATTAATAAGTGTTCTTATATGCGGTATTACCTTAAACGTACGAGCCGAAGAGAAGAGCGGACGAAGCGGATACATCGAACCAAAGCTAGTTTTTCCTGTGATCAGTGATGTTCATATTAAGGAAACAGGAACGCTTGATTTGCGTACTTTTCAACATGCATTAACGCAGTTAAATGAACAGGCACCGAAACAAGATGCATTTGTAGTAGTAGGAGATTTGGCTGATACCGGCGCGTTAAAAGAATACGACCGCTTTTTTTCTATTTATAATCAAAATAAACAGCCGCAGGCCGTATCTCTTTTTACGATTGGTAATCATGAATACAGGGACAGCGTAACCAATCAGCAAGCGCAGCAGCGTTTTTTATCTAAAACTAAAATGAAAGCTCTTTATTTTCATCAAGTGATAAAAGGATATCATTTTATCATGCTTGGAACAGAAAGCCGTCTGACGGCCGGTGATTATTCAGTCAAACAAATTAACTGGCTTGCTGAACAGTTGAAGATAGCAAAGCGAGACGATCCTAAAAAACCGATTTTTGTCTTTATTCATCAGCCTATTAACAATACACTGTACGGGAAAAACAGATGGGGGATAGAAGTGAATGAACAGCTTCTTTACAATACGTTAAAACCTTATCCGCAAGTCATTACATTTTCTGGTCATACCCACCATCCGTTGGACGATCCTCGTACTATTTTTCAAAGAGATTTTACATCTCTTGCAACGTCTTCTGTTCGGTATATTTGGCCTGGTGCTGGATATTTACAAGGTGAACTTCCTCCTGGCTACCGAGATGTGAGTCAAGGTCTTCTTGTAGAGGTTTATAATCGAAAAGTAGTCGTTAAAAGGCGGGATTTTCACGCAAATAAGTGGACAGGAGAAGCGTGGGAAATTAACATACCTGCAGATGCAAAAAAGTTTCACTACACGAATGAACGAGATTTAGTAAAACCGATTTTTCTGCCAAGCTCTACTATTTCTGTTATACAAGAAAAAGCTTCATCGAATCAGCTGTATATCCAGTTTACGCAAGCGGTGGATAATCTGATGGTTCATTCTTATCGCATTACCGTCAAAAATAAAGAAACTGGAGAAGTGGTCAAAACATATAATGCATTTTCTCAATACTACAGCGATCCCGTTCCGGATGTTCTAAGTCTTCCGTTATCAGGTTTACAGCCTCATACTGCGTATCAAATAGAAGTAGCGGCAGTGGATGCGTTTGACAATCAAAGCGACCAAAAATTAATCATTGAAGGCTCTACTAAATAG
- a CDS encoding GNAT family N-acetyltransferase, with the protein MKYCLAQPEDAATVHDLMLQAFSVYRDSVPPSSALDETIESIMQSLKHGKEAVILYVENKPVAMARFTLEETSLYFYRLSVIPAFQGKGMAKQLIQWLETYAKECGKESLSCKVRMSVSRNIALYESMGFYIEEKEIVHRGGVDIPVVNMKKEILKGVMA; encoded by the coding sequence ATGAAGTACTGTTTAGCACAGCCAGAGGACGCTGCTACAGTTCACGATCTTATGCTGCAAGCCTTCTCCGTATATCGCGATTCTGTCCCACCGTCCAGTGCTCTTGATGAAACGATAGAATCTATTATGCAATCGTTAAAGCACGGAAAAGAGGCTGTCATTTTATACGTCGAAAATAAGCCGGTAGCGATGGCGCGTTTTACGCTAGAAGAAACGAGCTTATATTTTTACCGTCTGTCTGTCATTCCTGCTTTTCAAGGAAAAGGAATGGCTAAGCAGCTTATTCAATGGCTAGAAACGTACGCCAAAGAGTGTGGCAAGGAAAGTTTATCATGCAAGGTGCGAATGAGCGTTTCTCGTAATATAGCTTTGTATGAATCAATGGGCTTTTACATAGAGGAAAAAGAAATCGTACATAGAGGGGGAGTGGATATTCCCGTAGTAAATATGAAAAAAGAGATTCTAAAAGGAGTAATGGCATGA
- a CDS encoding VOC family protein: protein MNFHRAPHIFVGKVNLKVENLERSLAFYQQIIGFKILGRKENKALLTADGRTALLSIEQPENVTAKQPRTTGLYHFALLLPTRSDLGSILQHLLNSGYPLQGASDHLVSEALYLADPDGNGIEIYRDRPSSTWEWNDSEVVMATKPLDAEAILAEGNGKPWTGLPSATLMGHIHLHVSELEQTENFYRNGLGFEVVSNYHNQALFISTGRYHHHIGLNVWNGIGAPSPLESSVGLESFTLVFPAEEAREQAINQLREIGAAVSKENQDFITKDPSGNIIRLVL from the coding sequence ATGAACTTTCACCGTGCTCCTCATATATTTGTTGGGAAAGTAAATTTAAAAGTAGAAAATTTAGAGCGTTCACTTGCTTTTTACCAGCAAATAATTGGGTTTAAAATTTTAGGGAGAAAAGAGAACAAAGCTCTGTTAACAGCTGATGGACGCACCGCGCTGTTATCGATTGAACAGCCGGAAAACGTTACAGCAAAACAGCCTCGTACAACAGGCTTATATCATTTTGCTCTATTGTTGCCGACTCGTTCTGATTTAGGAAGTATACTGCAGCATTTGTTAAATAGCGGTTATCCGCTTCAAGGGGCGTCTGATCATCTAGTGAGCGAAGCGCTGTACTTGGCAGATCCAGATGGAAACGGCATAGAGATTTATCGAGATCGTCCGTCAAGTACATGGGAATGGAATGACAGTGAAGTAGTAATGGCTACAAAACCTTTAGATGCAGAAGCGATATTAGCTGAAGGAAACGGTAAACCATGGACAGGATTACCTTCAGCTACCTTAATGGGACATATTCATCTTCACGTTTCTGAATTAGAGCAAACGGAAAACTTTTATCGAAATGGATTAGGTTTTGAGGTTGTGAGCAATTACCATAATCAAGCATTGTTTATTTCAACTGGGCGCTATCATCATCACATCGGACTAAACGTTTGGAATGGAATTGGAGCGCCTAGTCCTCTTGAAAGCAGCGTTGGTTTAGAGTCATTTACACTTGTTTTTCCAGCTGAAGAAGCAAGGGAGCAGGCAATAAATCAGCTTCGTGAAATCGGAGCAGCTGTGTCTAAAGAAAACCAAGATTTCATCACAAAAGATCCATCAGGCAATATAATTAGATTAGTCCTTTAA
- a CDS encoding DMT family transporter, with protein MNKSTLPLPPPVFLLIGVLAVSFSSILIKWSDAPASILGMYRLLFTVLLFLPFLPWRKMKILFKNSTVKEWLMLTVSGVFLGLHFLFWMESFSHTTVASAMILTALEPVFVVIGAYFLFKEKTSKVGIISILIAVSGSVIIASGDIGLSKTALYGDLLSILGTVAVSVHMLAGQELCRKMPSIIYSFAVFLIGGLVLFVYNVWTHISLTQYESKDWWIFLLLALIPNIFGHALFNWLLNYVGATTISMAILGEPIGAIILAYFLLGEMTTVSQLVGGMIVMISVMIFLKYKAEEPKKVIALQEKSNIS; from the coding sequence ATGAATAAATCAACTCTTCCTTTACCGCCTCCTGTCTTTCTTTTAATCGGTGTATTAGCCGTTTCTTTTTCTTCTATTTTAATTAAATGGTCGGACGCACCTGCTTCTATTTTAGGAATGTATAGACTGCTGTTTACAGTCCTCTTATTTTTACCGTTTTTACCATGGAGGAAAATGAAAATTCTTTTTAAAAACAGCACGGTAAAAGAATGGCTAATGCTAACTGTATCAGGCGTATTTTTAGGACTTCACTTTCTGTTTTGGATGGAGTCTTTTTCACATACAACAGTTGCTAGCGCTATGATTTTAACTGCGCTTGAGCCGGTCTTCGTAGTGATAGGAGCTTATTTTTTATTTAAAGAAAAAACAAGCAAAGTAGGAATTATCAGCATTTTAATTGCTGTTAGCGGCTCAGTGATTATCGCATCGGGAGATATCGGACTATCCAAAACGGCTCTTTACGGAGACTTACTTTCTATTTTAGGTACAGTAGCTGTTTCTGTTCATATGCTTGCGGGGCAAGAATTATGCAGGAAAATGCCTTCAATCATCTATAGCTTCGCCGTTTTTTTAATCGGTGGCCTGGTTCTATTTGTCTACAATGTTTGGACACATATATCGCTCACTCAGTATGAATCAAAAGACTGGTGGATCTTTTTGCTTTTAGCGCTTATTCCTAATATTTTTGGTCATGCCTTATTTAACTGGCTGTTAAATTACGTAGGTGCTACAACGATTTCAATGGCTATTTTAGGAGAGCCAATTGGTGCCATCATTCTCGCTTATTTCTTGCTTGGAGAAATGACCACTGTTTCTCAGCTAGTGGGAGGGATGATTGTGATGATTAGTGTGATGATCTTCTTAAAGTACAAAGCAGAAGAGCCGAAAAAAGTCATAGCTCTTCAAGAAAAGTCCAATATCAGCTAA
- a CDS encoding protoporphyrinogen oxidase produces the protein MKTVAVIGGGITGLTTLYYLQKLKRERNLPLKLLLLEKHAHLGGKINTREAGEFIMETGADSIVARKENVMPLLEELYLTNDLVYNKTGKSFIYSANELLPIPEDTMFGIPTSVESLFKSELISSKAKITALKDLITKNTTFTKDSSIGLFLKHFLGEELVEKQIAPILSGVYSGDLDKLTISSTLPYLLDYKNTYGSIIKGMGANEKKFKTAGNKKFISFKQGLSTIIHRLEEELSDVTILKDTPTTSIKRNGERYQISTPGQAHSADYVVLATPHTAAQQLLNDPELNEDFEQLKDSSLISMYIGYDVPDEYLPAEGTGFIASQSSHLIANACTWTSKKWAHTSKRGNLLVRLFYKSTSHHFDTLRTMSKAELLAVAQKDIENSLGIKEQPIESDVTNWDKLMPTYHLKHGELVRSLTQKLHDKHPAITLAGCSYYGVGIAACITNGKQTAEAISQQLT, from the coding sequence TTGAAAACGGTCGCTGTTATTGGAGGAGGAATTACGGGCTTAACCACTCTGTACTATTTGCAGAAACTAAAACGAGAACGTAATCTCCCGCTTAAATTATTATTACTAGAGAAACATGCCCATTTAGGAGGGAAAATCAATACCCGTGAAGCTGGGGAATTTATTATGGAAACAGGGGCGGATTCTATTGTAGCTCGAAAAGAAAACGTTATGCCCCTGCTAGAAGAGCTGTACTTAACAAACGATTTAGTCTATAACAAAACGGGCAAATCGTTTATTTACTCTGCTAATGAGCTGCTTCCAATTCCTGAAGATACCATGTTCGGTATTCCAACAAGCGTGGAATCTCTTTTTAAGAGCGAGCTGATTTCTTCAAAAGCTAAAATTACAGCTTTAAAAGACTTAATTACTAAAAATACAACGTTTACGAAAGACAGCTCAATCGGACTCTTTTTAAAACATTTTTTAGGAGAAGAGCTAGTAGAAAAGCAAATTGCACCTATTTTATCGGGCGTCTACTCTGGCGATTTAGACAAACTTACGATTTCTTCGACTCTCCCGTATCTGCTCGACTATAAAAACACGTACGGCAGCATCATCAAGGGAATGGGAGCCAATGAAAAAAAATTTAAAACGGCAGGAAATAAAAAATTCATTTCGTTTAAACAAGGTTTATCAACGATTATTCACCGCTTAGAAGAAGAGCTTTCTGATGTAACGATTTTAAAAGATACGCCAACCACCAGCATAAAACGGAACGGTGAACGTTACCAAATCAGTACGCCGGGGCAAGCCCATTCAGCGGATTACGTGGTGTTAGCTACACCGCACACGGCTGCTCAGCAACTGTTGAACGATCCCGAATTAAACGAAGACTTTGAGCAGTTAAAAGATTCTTCTCTCATTAGCATGTACATCGGCTATGACGTTCCAGACGAATACCTTCCCGCTGAAGGCACCGGGTTTATTGCCTCTCAATCAAGCCACTTAATCGCCAATGCCTGCACGTGGACGAGCAAAAAATGGGCTCACACCTCTAAGCGAGGGAATTTGTTAGTTCGCTTATTTTATAAAAGCACGAGTCACCACTTTGACACCCTGCGGACGATGTCAAAAGCAGAGCTGCTAGCAGTGGCACAAAAGGACATTGAAAACAGCTTAGGAATCAAAGAGCAGCCCATTGAAAGCGACGTAACCAATTGGGATAAATTGATGCCTACCTATCACCTTAAACACGGTGAACTTGTACGCAGCTTGACTCAAAAATTGCATGACAAGCACCCCGCTATTACATTAGCCGGCTGTTCTTACTATGGAGTAGGCATTGCAGCGTGTATAACAAACGGCAAACAAACGGCTGAAGCTATCTCTCAACAGTTGACTTAA